The following proteins are co-located in the Periplaneta americana isolate PAMFEO1 chromosome 12, P.americana_PAMFEO1_priV1, whole genome shotgun sequence genome:
- the LOC138710754 gene encoding keratin-associated protein 19-2-like, with protein sequence MRTAVPFFAVIVLAVSSEASGGGYGFYDKKAPYYGSYGGYDGNYGSGYGGYYGGSYNRDWNYYSPSYGSSGYGGWNYRPSYSGHSYGSYKPTQFHDYGFKPVHGYDYGYKPSYGYGNGYSYGHSSYRPVTYYHTHGGNGGYRPYYSNTIDGGYGGYRYGSSGGYGGYGSSGGYGGYGGYGSYGGYRPSQSGYHQGNYGNWDSGYKSGWW encoded by the exons ATGAGGACGGCG GTTCCTTTCTTCGCAGTCATCGTTCTGGCTGTGTCTTCAGAGGCCAGCGGTGGTGGTTATGGTTTCTACGATAAGAAAGCTCCATATTACGGAAGTTATGGGGGCTATGACGGAAATTACGGAAGCGGTTACGGTGGGTATTATGGAGGCAGCTACAACCGAGACTGGAATTATTACAGCCCCAGCTACGGGAGCAGCGGGTACGGGGGCTGGAACTACAGACCTTCGTACAGCGGACATTCCTATGGGAGCTACAAACCTACACAATTTCATGACTATGGCTTCAAGCCTGTTCATGGTTATGATTACGGCTACAAACCCAGCTACGGCTATGGGAACGGATACAGCTACGGCCATAGCAGTTATCGACCAGTAACATATTATCATACCCACGGAGGTAATGGAGGATATCGGCCGTACTATAGTAACACTATTGATGGAGGTTATGGCGGCTACCGCTACGGAAGTTCCGGAGGGTATGGTGGGTATGGCAGTTCTGGTGGTTATGGTGGTTATGGAGGTTATGGAAGTTATGGGGGATACCGCCCGTCCCAAAGTGGATACCATCAAGGGAATTATGGTAACTGGGATTCTGGTTACAAGAGTGGATGGTGGTAA